Proteins encoded by one window of Cloeon dipterum chromosome 4, ieCloDipt1.1, whole genome shotgun sequence:
- the LOC135942550 gene encoding pleckstrin homology domain-containing family G member 1-like isoform X4, translating to MMRGPAANTAPGKPTRPLSAASTCSSSSSSGENCAPSTASYLASTESLEAASSDEEDSESSQCLAARRRERLGQALREGQALLNRQSGSSAGSADSGVGGCTLIISAPQPPPVRPRYCSEPHLSPVERVLLEITETEAVYVRDLEEVVEGYLYNWRESAECPVAPQQLADLFSNMELILGFNRGFLRDLDACNLDAVKVAQCFVTHNSGFRIYTEYCTSYPKTVSVLTELMQNEETVSLCRERQAALHHSLPLGSYLLKPVQRVLKYHLLLQSLMKQFPAEAAGRSAVEEALEAMTGLAQHINEMKRRHEHAVRVQEIQSLLHDWQGADLTTFGELCAEGNFRICGAKALRHAFLFDKMLLIAKRTGDHLTCKTHIECSNLMLIESIPGEPLNFHVIPFDNPRMQYTFQARSLEQKREWTQQLKRVILENYSVAIPNHARQLVMQLGQGRTEDELLAERSVPRRQHSAPQYLQKRHQERRRSETGLLPSRLRRSRRSDVGVANQEGGSPRNKRSSSASRDPEGCSSVSPGGGVGSGAEKLKDRFYNWHRKSEPYCSLTLPSKLSQLFSSLERRNSTCRQLDRPTQPCNETSCSEQQEHEEEEEEEEEEEREAPAGTSNRQASLEEIVGEIVMQNVRSVKRSRSLGRPRDPLVSAAAPTADSSSDCEQKSPRQQHRAQRLARMCALRTQQETLQQAGGLSRQMSFLQQWQQRQHQHRQEDKPRVPPPPPPTSLQVEEAVAETPTRSVSSTSLSSPGVGGGGKRSPGTPTRSPSFLGVLASFGSRLMANSCESLTESPPPPPPGAAEQPKPPMLKQGSRGLGARIAMNTVSDYADPATLGIGATRGAAEDDDDSFYEDNLSAVLDQEEFYRDSAIFSDDHDEPVATATTPAPPRKVPPPVPAKPPRLLIAKPPAPSECGAPAETQPKPKGWVKQMVGRIQAGAES from the exons AGCTCACAATGCTTGGCTGCTCGAAGACGAGAACGGCTGGGTCAAGCGCTGCGAGAAGGACAGGCTCTCCTAAATCGCCAATCAGGAAGTTCAGCCG GCTCGGCAGACAGCGGCGTAGGCGGGTGCACGCTGATCATTTCTGCCCCGCAACCTCCGCCCGTCCGCCCCCGGTACTGCAGCGAACCCCACCTGAGCCCCGTGGAGCGAGTGCTGCTCGAGATCACCGAGACCGAAGCCGTCTACGTTCGTGATCTTGAAGAGGTTGTTGAG GGCTACCTGTACAACTGGCGCGAGAGTGCAGAGTGTCCCGTCGCGCCGCAGCAATTAGCAGATCTCTTTAGCAACATGGAATTGATCCTTGGTTTCAATAg AGGATTTTTGAGAGATTTGGACGCGTGCAACCTGGATGCAGTCAAAGTAGCTCAGTGCTTCGTCACGCACAACTCTGGCTTCCGCATTTACACAGAGTATTGCACCAGTTACCCAAA gacCGTCAGCGTTTTGACGGAGCTGATGCAGAACGAGGAGACGGTGAGCCTGTGCCGGGAGCGTCAGGCGGCACTGCACCACTCGCTGCCGCTGGGCTCGTACCTGCTAAAACCAGTACAAAGGGTGCTTAAGTACCACCTGCTGCTGCAAAGTCTGATGAAGCAGTTCCCAGCCGAGGCGGCAGGCCGGTCGGCCGTTGAGGAGGCGCTTGAGGCCATGACTGGCCTTGCGCAGCACATCAACGAGATGAAGCGCAGACACGAGCACGCCGTCAGGGTGCAGGAAATCCAAAGCCTCCTCCACGACTGGCAG ggaGCTGATCTCACAACCTTTGGAGAACTCTGCGCCGAGGGTAATTTTCGGATTTGTGGTGCGAAAGCTCTGCGCCACGCGTTCCTCTTCGACAAAATGCTGCTCATCGCCAAACGCACAGGAGATCATCTCACCTGTAAAACACATATCGAG TGTTCGAATTTGATGCTGATCGAGAGCATTCCTGGCGAGCCATTGAACTTTCATGTGATTCCCTTTGATAATCCGAGAATGCAGTACACCTTCCAG gctCGAAGTTTGGAGCAGAAGAGAGAGTGGACGCAGCAGCTGAAAAGAGTCATTCTTGAAAATTACAGCGTGGCCATTCCTAATCACGCTCGACAGCTGGTCATGCAGCTTGGCCAAGGGCGAACTGAAG aCGAGTTGTTGGCGGAGCGTTCGGTGCCGCGACGTCAGCACTCGGCGCCGCAGTACCTGCAGAAGCGGCACCAAGAGCGGCGCCGCTCGGAGACAGGCCTACTGCCATCGCGCCTGCGTCGTTCGCGCCGCTCAGACGTCGGTGTCGCAAACCAAGAGGGTGGCAGCCCACGCAACAAGCGCAGCTCAAGCGCCAGCCGCGACCCCGAGGGCTGTAGCAGCGTATCGCcaggcggcggcgtcggcagCGGCGCTGAGAAGCTTAAGGACCGCTTCTACAACTGGCACCGCAAGTCGGAGCCTTACTGCAGCCTCACGCTGCCCTCCAAGTTGTCGCAGCTCTTTTCCAGCCTGGAACGCAGAAACTCCACCTGCAGACAGCTCGACCGGCCTACCCAGCCGTGCAACGAGACTTCATGCTCCGAACAGCAGGAACATGAGGAG gaagaggaggaggaagaagaggaGGAGAGAGAGGCTCCAGCCGGAACCTCGAATCGGCAGGCCAGTTTAGAAGAAATAGTTGGCGAGATCGTGATGCAGAACGTGCGTTCAGTGAAACGGTCGAGGTCATTGGGCAGGCCCAGGGACCCGCTCGTGTCGGCAGCGGCGCCGACCGCCGACAGCAGCTCGGACTGCGAGCAAAAGTCGCCGCGGCAACAACACAGGGCTCAGCGTTTGGCCAGAATGTGTGCCCTCCGCACGCAACAGGAAACTCTGCAGCAG GCTGGTGGTCTGAGCCGGCAGATGAGCTTCCTGCAGCAGTGGCAACAACGGCAGCACCAGCATCGGCAGGAAGATAAGCCACGcgtgccaccgccgccgcctccaacTAGTCTGCAAGTGGAAGAAGCGGTGGCAGAGACGCCGACCCGGTCGGTGTCAAGCACGTCACTGTCATCACCAGGGGTGGGTGGGGGCGGGAAGCGTTCACCGGGGACACCCACGCGCTCGCCCTCCTTCCTCGGGGTGCTGGCGTCGTTTGGCTCACGGCTGATGGCCAACAGCTGTGAGTCGCTGACCGAGTCTCCtcccccgccgcccccgggGGCAGCGGAGCAGCCGAAGCCGCCGATGCTGAAGCAGGGGAGCCGCGGGCTGGGAGCCCGCATCGCCATGAACACCGTCTCCGACTACGCCGACCCGGCCACGCTCGGCATCGGCGCCACACGCGGCGCTGCAGAAGACGACGACGACTCCTTCTACGAGGACAACCTGTCCGCCGTGCTGGACCAGGAGGAGTTCTACCGCGACAGTGCCATCTTCAGCGACGACCACGACGAGCCCGTCGCCACTGCCACCACGCCGGCGCCGCCGAGAAAGGTGCCACCGCCGGTGCCGGCCAAGCCGCCCAGGCTGCTGATTGCCAAACCGCCGGCGCCATCTGAATGCGGTGCCCCCGCCGAGACCCAGCCCAAACCCAAGGGCTGGGTCAAGCAGATGGTCGGAAGGATCCAGGCCGGCGCCGAGTCTTGA